A stretch of Arthrobacter sp. NEB 688 DNA encodes these proteins:
- a CDS encoding DUF4956 domain-containing protein: MSTLIVYAANVVAICLLVFALYVPRHGRRDLVVAYLGVNIGVMAVASALLDSAVGAGLGLGLFGVLSIIRLRSEELAQHEVAYYFAALALGLLSGLAVGPVWLPVALMVVVVGALWLGDHPRMLPRHRRRLVVLDRAYDDERDVVTALEGRLGGPVIGVSVLKVDHVNDSTTVDVRFRAPVAPTPADGALDASGPVRRTTVLVP; encoded by the coding sequence GTGAGCACCCTGATCGTCTACGCCGCGAACGTCGTGGCCATCTGCCTCCTCGTCTTCGCCCTCTACGTGCCCCGGCACGGGCGCCGCGACCTCGTCGTCGCCTACCTCGGCGTGAACATCGGGGTGATGGCCGTCGCCTCGGCGCTGCTCGACAGCGCGGTCGGCGCCGGCCTCGGTCTCGGGCTCTTCGGCGTCCTCTCGATCATCCGGCTGCGCTCCGAGGAGCTCGCGCAGCACGAGGTCGCCTACTACTTCGCGGCCCTGGCCCTCGGGCTCCTCAGCGGCCTCGCGGTGGGTCCGGTGTGGCTGCCCGTCGCGCTCATGGTGGTCGTCGTCGGCGCCCTCTGGCTCGGCGACCACCCGCGGATGCTGCCCCGGCACCGCCGCCGCCTCGTCGTGCTCGACCGGGCGTACGACGACGAGCGCGACGTCGTCACCGCCCTGGAAGGGCGGCTCGGCGGACCGGTCATCGGGGTGTCCGTCCTCAAGGTCGACCACGTCAACGACTCGACGACCGTCGACGTGCGCTTCCGGGCGCCGGTGGCGCCGACCCCCGCGGACGGCGCCCTCGACGCGTCGGGACCGGTCCGCCGCACGACGGTGCTCGTCCCGTGA
- a CDS encoding MDR family MFS transporter, translating to MTTATATAPQPYKLSPASRRVFLGLMLGMLVASVSQTIVGPAMPRIVSELGGMDHYSWVATAALLVSAITVPIVGKFSDLYGRRGFYIAGLVVFMVGSLVAGFAQSFWVLVAARAIQGLGMGTVMPLSQTIIGDIIPPRQRGKYQGLMGAVFGVTSVAGPLAGGFITDHWGWRWLFFAGIPIGVVATGFILRFLHLPHERREAKVDSWGIATLAVGLTAVLLATSWGGTSYPWGSATIIGLYVVGVVGLVAFVFAENRAEEPVIPLRLFRSRVFTAANIASFGLAMVMFGSIIYIPVFAQGVLGVDATNSGLILAPLMVGLIVMGILTGLAITRTGVYKPFMVVGVVVMGAGIWLLTRLTFESTQTQLTLAMVVLGIGIGMAMQQYTLVVQNASEKRDLGVATASSQFFRNVGSTVGIAVFGTVLTSGLGGAIASHLPAGAAASMPEGAASAGSVLDPAALAQLPPAVATAVRQGLADQLHEVFLIGLPVVALVLLATFAIKALPLRDSNHDDTPAVAAEHAGHEMLDTMSQSSPEPVTTPARATDVDVDTDRDAAVGRQPEPAVR from the coding sequence ATGACCACCGCGACCGCCACGGCTCCCCAGCCGTACAAGCTCAGCCCCGCCTCCCGGCGGGTGTTCCTGGGCCTGATGCTCGGGATGCTCGTCGCCTCCGTCAGCCAGACCATCGTCGGGCCGGCGATGCCGCGCATCGTCTCCGAGCTCGGCGGGATGGACCACTACAGCTGGGTCGCCACCGCCGCCCTCCTCGTCTCGGCGATCACCGTCCCGATCGTCGGCAAGTTCTCCGACCTCTACGGCCGCCGCGGCTTCTACATCGCCGGCCTCGTCGTCTTCATGGTCGGCTCGCTCGTCGCCGGCTTCGCCCAGTCCTTCTGGGTGCTCGTCGCCGCCCGCGCCATCCAGGGCCTCGGCATGGGCACCGTGATGCCGCTGTCGCAGACCATCATCGGCGACATCATCCCGCCGCGGCAGCGCGGCAAGTACCAGGGCCTCATGGGCGCCGTCTTCGGCGTCACGTCCGTCGCGGGGCCGCTCGCCGGCGGGTTCATCACCGACCACTGGGGCTGGCGCTGGCTGTTCTTCGCGGGCATCCCGATCGGCGTCGTCGCCACCGGCTTCATCCTGCGCTTCCTCCACCTGCCGCACGAGCGCCGTGAGGCCAAGGTCGACAGCTGGGGCATCGCCACGCTGGCGGTCGGCCTCACCGCGGTCCTGCTCGCCACCTCGTGGGGCGGCACGTCCTACCCGTGGGGCTCGGCGACCATCATCGGTCTCTACGTGGTCGGCGTCGTGGGCCTCGTCGCCTTCGTCTTCGCCGAGAACCGCGCCGAGGAGCCGGTGATCCCGCTGCGCCTCTTCCGTTCCCGCGTGTTCACGGCGGCCAACATCGCGAGCTTCGGCCTGGCGATGGTGATGTTCGGCTCGATCATCTACATCCCGGTCTTCGCCCAGGGTGTGCTCGGTGTCGACGCCACGAACTCCGGCCTCATCCTCGCGCCGCTCATGGTCGGCCTCATCGTCATGGGCATCCTCACCGGCCTCGCCATCACACGGACCGGCGTCTACAAGCCGTTCATGGTCGTCGGTGTCGTCGTCATGGGCGCCGGCATCTGGCTCCTGACCCGGCTCACCTTCGAGTCGACGCAGACCCAGCTGACGCTGGCGATGGTCGTGCTCGGCATCGGGATCGGGATGGCGATGCAGCAGTACACGCTCGTCGTCCAGAACGCCTCCGAGAAGCGCGACCTCGGGGTCGCGACGGCCTCGAGCCAGTTCTTCCGCAACGTCGGGTCGACGGTCGGCATCGCCGTCTTCGGCACCGTGCTGACCAGCGGGCTCGGCGGCGCCATCGCGTCCCACCTCCCCGCCGGGGCCGCGGCCTCGATGCCCGAGGGCGCCGCCAGCGCGGGGTCCGTGCTCGACCCGGCCGCGCTCGCCCAGCTGCCGCCGGCCGTCGCGACCGCGGTGCGCCAGGGCCTGGCCGACCAGCTGCACGAGGTCTTCCTCATCGGCCTGCCGGTCGTCGCGCTCGTGCTCCTGGCGACCTTCGCCATCAAGGCGCTCCCGCTGCGCGACAGCAACCACGACGACACCCCGGCCGTGGCCGCGGAGCACGCCGGCCACGAGATGCTCGACACGATGTCGCAGTCCAGCCCGGAGCCGGTGACCACCCCGGCCCGCGCGACGGACGTCGACGTCGACACCGACCGCGACGCCGCGGTGGGCCGCCAGCCGGAGCCCGCCGTGCGCTGA
- a CDS encoding TetR family transcriptional regulator: protein MVPGTATAEATPSLRDRKKEATRQRLHTAAVRLALAHGMQEVTVEQIAAEADVSPRTFFNYFPTKEAALVGADPARTEQLRQAVLARPADESVPQALRAVLTEHVRGFADEPELWRMRSELAARVPELEARIAGAGHRLESALVEAAHERAGTTAADDLATGLAARTAMAALRAAFHQHRAAGSTGSLLHRLEAAFDAVGLR from the coding sequence ATGGTTCCGGGTACCGCGACGGCCGAGGCGACCCCCTCCCTGCGCGACCGCAAGAAGGAGGCCACCCGCCAGCGCCTGCACACCGCGGCCGTGCGGCTGGCCCTCGCCCACGGGATGCAGGAGGTCACGGTCGAGCAGATCGCGGCCGAGGCGGACGTCTCCCCCCGCACCTTCTTCAACTACTTCCCGACCAAGGAGGCCGCGCTCGTCGGCGCCGACCCGGCCCGCACCGAGCAGCTGCGCCAGGCGGTGCTCGCGCGCCCCGCGGACGAGTCGGTGCCGCAGGCTCTGCGCGCCGTGCTCACCGAGCACGTGCGGGGCTTCGCCGACGAGCCGGAGCTGTGGCGGATGCGCAGCGAGCTCGCCGCCCGCGTCCCCGAGCTCGAGGCGCGCATCGCCGGGGCGGGGCACCGCCTCGAGAGCGCGCTCGTCGAGGCCGCGCACGAGCGGGCCGGCACGACCGCCGCCGACGACCTCGCCACCGGGCTCGCCGCGCGCACCGCGATGGCCGCCCTGCGCGCGGCGTTCCACCAGCACCGGGCGGCGGGCTCGACGGGCTCGCTCCTGCACCGGCTCGAGGCCGCGTTCGACGCCGTCGGCCTGCGCTGA
- a CDS encoding VTC domain-containing protein, whose product MSTATLPRLEGLPAVGLEELVATSGLLTRVDRKYVLTALEAGMLTALAPAGTRVLEIDGHRTLGYTTRYLDTDGLLTQRLAAHGRRRRFKVRSRRYDLTGAAYLEVKTREGERTVKSRLEGVHLEHDRLDCAGAQFVIDALAAAGIDDRTVVDLAPALDIRYDRTTLHLAGDGARVTVDRALRWERPDGQVLERPDLVVVETKGPGRPSSLDRVLWSLGHRPRRMSKYATGLAALDPALPANRWARTLRDHVRP is encoded by the coding sequence GTGAGCACCGCCACCCTCCCCCGGCTGGAGGGCCTGCCGGCCGTCGGGCTCGAGGAGCTCGTCGCGACGAGCGGCCTGCTGACCCGGGTCGACCGCAAGTACGTCCTCACCGCGCTCGAGGCGGGGATGCTGACCGCCCTCGCGCCCGCCGGCACGCGGGTGCTCGAGATCGACGGGCACCGCACCCTCGGCTACACCACGCGCTACCTCGACACCGACGGGCTGCTGACCCAGCGCCTGGCCGCCCACGGTCGGCGGCGCCGGTTCAAGGTCCGGTCCCGTCGCTACGACCTGACCGGGGCCGCGTACCTCGAGGTGAAGACCCGGGAAGGCGAGCGCACCGTCAAGTCTCGGCTGGAGGGCGTGCACCTCGAGCACGACCGGCTCGACTGCGCGGGAGCGCAGTTCGTCATCGACGCCCTCGCCGCCGCGGGCATCGACGACCGCACCGTCGTCGACCTCGCCCCGGCGCTCGACATCCGCTACGACCGCACGACGCTGCACCTCGCCGGCGACGGCGCCCGCGTCACCGTCGACCGCGCGCTGCGCTGGGAGCGGCCCGACGGCCAGGTGCTGGAGCGACCCGACCTCGTCGTCGTCGAGACCAAGGGCCCGGGCCGCCCGTCCTCCCTCGACCGCGTCCTGTGGTCGCTCGGCCACCGCCCCCGGCGGATGAGCAAGTACGCGACCGGCCTGGCCGCGCTCGACCCCGCCCTGCCCGCCAACCGCTGGGCGCGCACCCTGCGCGACCACGTCCGTCCCTGA
- a CDS encoding carbohydrate-binding domain-containing protein: MKLTKARAAVTAALLAATLTGCGVAGAVTGASVDDSSTTTTTTATATPGASVEAVLAANQESHAEADDGTYDAASATTVTLSGSTATVSGDGATVDGSTVTITAPGTYLLTGTLAGQVVVDSSAEGTVQVVLDDAHVTSSTGPALSVTAADEAVVVLADGSTNTLEDGSGYAHGAGEPDAALYSAADLTIAGTGALTVTGNTDDGIGSQDGLVVLGGTVTVTAVDDAVRGKDYVRVEGGTLTATGGGDALKSDNAEDADRGYVAVLGGTLALTAGDDGISAATDAAVGGGTTTISAEGDGIHGDVSATVGGGSTTVTKSGEGLEGKVVTVSGGTLSITSSDDAVNATDGSSSGGGMGGGGMSAQDGVSVTVSGGTLLVDAEGDGLDSNGSLSITGGTIVVSGPTGNGNGALDTNGGLSISGGTLLAAGSSGMAEAPSTDSAQGWVSATFDSGYAEGTVVQVVHDGTVIASFTASKTFSSLVFSSAAITAGESYDIWVDGTPSGTAVGGLALGGSTDGGSELGTVTADVHTGGQGGGRP, from the coding sequence ATGAAGCTCACCAAGGCCCGGGCCGCCGTCACGGCCGCCCTGCTCGCCGCCACCCTGACCGGCTGCGGCGTCGCGGGGGCCGTCACCGGTGCCTCCGTCGACGACAGCAGCACGACGACCACGACCACCGCCACGGCCACGCCCGGGGCCTCGGTCGAGGCGGTGCTCGCCGCGAACCAGGAGTCCCACGCCGAGGCCGACGACGGGACCTACGACGCCGCGAGCGCCACCACGGTGACCCTGTCCGGGTCCACCGCCACGGTCTCCGGCGACGGGGCCACCGTGGACGGCTCGACGGTGACGATCACCGCGCCCGGCACCTACCTGCTGACGGGCACGCTGGCCGGCCAGGTCGTCGTCGACTCCTCCGCGGAGGGCACGGTCCAGGTCGTCCTCGACGACGCGCACGTCACGTCCTCGACCGGTCCGGCCCTGTCCGTCACCGCGGCCGACGAGGCCGTCGTCGTGCTCGCCGACGGCTCGACCAACACCCTCGAGGACGGCTCGGGCTACGCCCACGGTGCGGGCGAGCCCGACGCCGCGCTGTACTCGGCCGCCGACCTCACCATCGCCGGCACCGGCGCCCTCACGGTCACCGGCAACACCGACGACGGCATCGGCTCGCAGGACGGGCTGGTCGTCCTCGGTGGCACCGTCACCGTCACGGCGGTCGACGACGCGGTGCGCGGGAAGGACTACGTGCGGGTCGAGGGCGGCACCCTCACCGCGACCGGCGGCGGGGACGCCCTGAAGTCCGACAACGCCGAGGACGCCGACCGCGGCTACGTCGCGGTGCTCGGCGGAACCCTCGCGCTGACCGCGGGCGACGACGGCATCAGCGCCGCCACGGACGCGGCGGTCGGCGGCGGGACGACGACGATCTCGGCGGAGGGCGACGGCATCCACGGCGACGTCAGCGCCACCGTCGGTGGCGGGAGCACCACCGTCACGAAGTCCGGCGAGGGCCTCGAGGGGAAGGTCGTGACCGTCTCGGGCGGCACCCTGTCCATCACCAGCTCCGACGACGCGGTCAACGCGACCGACGGCTCGAGCTCCGGCGGCGGGATGGGCGGAGGCGGCATGTCGGCACAGGACGGCGTCTCGGTGACCGTCAGCGGCGGCACGCTCCTCGTGGACGCCGAGGGCGACGGGCTGGACTCCAACGGCTCCCTGTCGATCACCGGCGGCACCATCGTCGTCAGCGGCCCGACGGGCAACGGCAACGGGGCCCTGGACACCAACGGCGGCCTGAGCATCTCGGGTGGCACCCTCCTCGCGGCCGGGTCCTCCGGGATGGCCGAGGCGCCGTCGACCGACTCCGCGCAGGGCTGGGTGTCCGCGACCTTCGACTCCGGGTACGCGGAGGGCACCGTCGTCCAGGTGGTGCACGACGGCACGGTCATCGCGTCCTTCACCGCGAGCAAGACCTTCTCGTCGCTCGTCTTCTCGTCCGCGGCCATCACCGCGGGCGAGTCGTACGACATCTGGGTCGACGGCACGCCGTCGGGCACCGCGGTCGGCGGGCTCGCCCTCGGCGGCTCGACCGACGGAGGCTCCGAGCTCGGGACGGTGACCGCCGACGTGCACACCGGCGGCCAGGGCGGCGGCCGCCCCTGA
- a CDS encoding amidohydrolase, whose protein sequence is MDASLLARLTDTYRDLHAHPELSGQEVRTAALAATWLRENGFDVTEGVGGTGVLGLLRRGEGPAVLLRADMDALPVAEETGLAWASEVAGVMHACGHDVHVTCLLGAASELAADPAWSGTLVLLLQPAEETVSGARAMVADDLAGRVPRPDVVLGQHVAPLPAGMLGLRAGAAFAASDSLRVTLWGRGGHGSRPETTVDPVVMAAATVLRLQGIVAREVAGTQTAVVTVGAVHAGSAPNIIPDHAELLVNVRTYDEAVRERVLGAVSRIVHAEAAASGAPREPEVDPTESAPAVVNDAAATERVRSALAGVVGAGRVVEPGPVTGSEDVGVLAQALGAPLVFWLLGGADPAAFAGASTPEELVRVVGTLPSNHSPHFAPVPDPTLSVGVAALVAGARAWLSA, encoded by the coding sequence ATGGATGCGTCCCTCCTGGCACGGCTGACGGACACCTACCGGGACCTCCACGCACACCCGGAGCTGTCCGGCCAGGAGGTCCGCACCGCGGCCCTCGCCGCGACCTGGCTGCGGGAGAACGGCTTCGACGTCACCGAGGGCGTGGGCGGCACGGGCGTCCTCGGCCTCCTGCGGCGGGGCGAGGGCCCGGCCGTGCTGCTCCGCGCGGACATGGATGCCCTCCCCGTCGCCGAGGAGACCGGGCTGGCGTGGGCGAGCGAGGTCGCCGGGGTCATGCACGCTTGCGGGCACGACGTCCACGTCACTTGCCTGCTCGGCGCGGCGTCCGAGCTCGCGGCCGACCCGGCCTGGTCCGGCACGCTCGTGCTGCTCCTGCAGCCCGCCGAGGAGACCGTCTCCGGCGCCCGGGCGATGGTGGCCGACGACCTCGCCGGTCGGGTCCCCCGCCCCGACGTCGTGCTCGGCCAGCACGTGGCCCCGCTCCCGGCCGGCATGCTCGGGCTGCGGGCGGGCGCCGCGTTCGCCGCGAGCGACTCGCTGCGCGTGACCCTCTGGGGCCGTGGCGGGCACGGCTCGCGCCCGGAGACGACCGTCGACCCCGTCGTCATGGCCGCCGCCACCGTCCTGCGGCTGCAGGGCATCGTGGCCCGCGAGGTCGCCGGCACCCAGACCGCCGTCGTCACCGTCGGGGCGGTCCACGCCGGCAGCGCGCCCAACATCATCCCGGACCACGCCGAGCTGCTCGTCAACGTCCGCACCTACGACGAGGCCGTGCGCGAGCGCGTGCTGGGCGCCGTCTCCCGCATCGTCCACGCCGAGGCCGCGGCGTCCGGGGCCCCGCGCGAGCCCGAGGTCGACCCGACCGAGTCCGCGCCGGCGGTCGTCAACGACGCCGCCGCCACCGAGCGCGTGCGCAGCGCCCTCGCCGGGGTCGTGGGGGCGGGCCGCGTCGTCGAGCCCGGTCCCGTCACCGGCAGCGAGGACGTCGGGGTGCTGGCGCAGGCCCTCGGCGCCCCGCTCGTCTTCTGGCTGCTCGGCGGAGCCGACCCCGCGGCCTTCGCCGGGGCGAGCACCCCCGAGGAGCTCGTGCGGGTCGTCGGGACCCTGCCCTCGAACCACTCGCCGCACTTCGCCCCGGTGCCGGACCCGACCCTGTCGGTCGGCGTGGCCGCGCTCGTCGCAGGCGCGCGCGCCTGGCTCTCCGCCTGA
- a CDS encoding MarR family winged helix-turn-helix transcriptional regulator, whose translation MQATADPLVTEHLSAMFGLLNRAHVVEGPVTRPEYTLLALTAKRGPGRACALADAVGLDQSTTSRRVSALVDRGFLERTPDPDDGRAQLVGLTDDGREVLVQERRRREELVGVALEDWDETDRRTLADLLGRLQTSLARVARDTDHPVRSVAGPTDPAPEAADRERTTA comes from the coding sequence ATGCAAGCAACCGCCGACCCGCTCGTCACCGAGCACCTCTCGGCGATGTTCGGACTCCTCAACAGGGCCCACGTCGTCGAGGGACCGGTGACCCGCCCCGAGTACACCCTCCTGGCGCTGACGGCCAAGCGCGGCCCCGGCCGCGCCTGCGCCCTCGCCGACGCCGTGGGCCTGGACCAGTCGACGACGAGCCGGCGCGTCAGCGCCCTCGTCGACCGCGGCTTCCTCGAGCGCACCCCCGACCCCGACGACGGCCGCGCCCAGCTCGTCGGCCTGACGGACGACGGCCGTGAGGTCCTCGTGCAGGAGCGCCGCCGCCGCGAGGAGCTCGTGGGCGTCGCCCTCGAGGACTGGGACGAGACCGACCGACGCACCCTGGCCGACCTGCTCGGCCGCCTCCAGACCTCCCTCGCGCGCGTCGCGAGGGACACCGACCACCCCGTCCGCAGCGTCGCGGGCCCCACCGACCCCGCCCCCGAGGCGGCCGACCGCGAGAGGACCACTGCATGA
- a CDS encoding bifunctional glycosyltransferase family 2/GtrA family protein: protein MIVLVPAYEPDGRLGALVADLLAAQPDLHVLVVDDGSGPASAGAFADAASAGAVVVHHEVNRGKGRALKTGFREAARRWPGEDVVCADSDGQHTPGDVLAVAARVAGSRRAMVLGVRRFSGPVPGRSRLGNAVTRRLFVLTTGIDLSDTQTGLRAYPCEMLGWLCRVEGERFEYELELLLRAHGAGHAVVEVPIATVYLEGNASSHFRPVRDSLRVYAPMARFAASSLLAAAVDYALLVLLHVLSGSLLLSVVGARVVSASVNYRTNRRFVFGRGGRHAGLRYAALVAVVLAANAALMQVLVGRLGLALLVGKVLTEAVLLTVSFVVQRRCVFAVAGPAPGVAEAARAPALRERV, encoded by the coding sequence GTGATCGTCCTCGTCCCCGCCTACGAGCCCGACGGCCGGCTCGGCGCCCTCGTGGCCGACCTGCTGGCCGCGCAGCCGGACCTGCACGTTCTCGTCGTCGACGACGGCAGCGGGCCCGCGTCGGCCGGGGCCTTCGCCGACGCCGCGTCGGCCGGGGCGGTGGTCGTCCACCACGAGGTCAACCGGGGGAAGGGCCGCGCGCTGAAGACGGGCTTCCGCGAGGCGGCCCGGCGCTGGCCGGGTGAGGACGTCGTGTGCGCCGACAGCGACGGCCAGCACACGCCCGGCGACGTGCTCGCGGTCGCCGCCCGGGTCGCCGGCTCACGCCGCGCGATGGTCCTCGGGGTGCGGCGCTTCTCCGGGCCGGTCCCGGGACGCAGCCGGCTCGGCAACGCCGTGACCCGGCGGCTGTTCGTGCTGACGACGGGGATCGACCTGTCCGACACCCAGACCGGGCTGCGCGCCTACCCCTGCGAGATGCTCGGCTGGCTCTGCCGCGTCGAGGGTGAGCGCTTCGAGTACGAGCTCGAGCTGCTCCTGCGGGCGCACGGGGCCGGGCACGCGGTGGTCGAGGTCCCCATCGCGACGGTCTACCTCGAGGGCAACGCGTCGTCGCACTTCCGTCCGGTGCGCGACTCGCTGCGCGTCTACGCGCCGATGGCCCGGTTCGCCGCGTCCTCCCTCCTCGCCGCGGCGGTCGACTACGCGCTGCTCGTCCTGCTCCACGTGCTCTCCGGGAGCCTGCTGCTCTCGGTGGTCGGGGCCCGGGTGGTCAGCGCGAGCGTCAACTACCGGACCAACCGGCGCTTCGTCTTCGGTCGCGGGGGGCGGCACGCGGGGCTGCGCTACGCCGCCCTCGTCGCGGTGGTCCTCGCGGCCAACGCGGCGCTCATGCAGGTCCTCGTCGGCCGGCTCGGCCTGGCGCTGCTCGTCGGCAAGGTCCTCACCGAGGCGGTGCTGCTGACGGTGTCCTTCGTCGTCCAGCGACGGTGCGTGTTCGCCGTCGCTGGCCCGGCGCCGGGAGTGGCGGAGGCGGCACGTGCCCCCGCCCTGCGCGAACGTGTGTGA
- a CDS encoding phosphodiester glycosidase family protein, protein MNEPTSTLAPDRTPPPPAAGPPRRVGRRALLGGGLGLAALAATGTGWALERYVVDHVEVASASAYEASQGVASAATASTGGSVSATTYTSDLATVDISRTVVGSGDDQLVYFTADLRLQDATVLRSAFADDEFGQNIIEVPSAIAATVGAVWAVNGDYYGFRDDGIVVRNGVAYRDAGARQGLAWYRDGSMRLYDETATSARTLVSDGVWQTLSFGPGLVDDGAVVDGIDSVEVDTNFGNHSVQGDQPRTGIGLVDTNHLLVIVADGRSVGYSRGIGMSELAQVFVDRGARVAYNLDGGGSSAMVFDGDLVNDPLGRGQERGTSDILYVGA, encoded by the coding sequence ATGAACGAGCCCACGAGCACCCTCGCCCCCGACCGCACCCCACCGCCGCCGGCCGCGGGTCCGCCCCGCCGCGTCGGCCGGCGCGCCCTCCTCGGCGGCGGGCTCGGGCTGGCCGCCCTCGCCGCGACCGGGACCGGCTGGGCCCTCGAGCGGTACGTCGTCGACCACGTCGAGGTCGCCTCGGCCAGTGCCTACGAGGCGAGCCAGGGCGTCGCCTCGGCGGCGACGGCCTCGACCGGCGGGAGCGTCTCGGCGACGACGTACACGAGCGACCTCGCGACGGTCGACATCTCGAGGACCGTGGTCGGCAGCGGCGACGACCAGCTCGTCTACTTCACGGCCGACCTGCGGCTGCAGGACGCGACGGTCCTGCGGTCGGCGTTCGCGGACGACGAGTTCGGGCAGAACATCATCGAGGTCCCGAGCGCGATCGCCGCCACCGTCGGCGCGGTGTGGGCCGTCAACGGCGACTACTACGGGTTCCGGGACGACGGGATCGTCGTCCGCAACGGCGTCGCCTACCGCGACGCGGGTGCCCGGCAGGGCCTCGCCTGGTACCGCGACGGCTCGATGCGCCTCTACGACGAGACGGCGACCAGCGCCAGGACCCTCGTCTCCGACGGTGTGTGGCAGACGCTCTCGTTCGGCCCCGGGCTCGTCGACGACGGGGCGGTGGTCGACGGCATCGACTCGGTCGAGGTCGACACGAACTTCGGGAACCACTCGGTGCAGGGCGACCAGCCGCGCACGGGCATCGGGCTCGTCGACACCAACCACCTGCTCGTCATCGTCGCCGACGGCCGGTCCGTCGGCTACAGCCGCGGCATCGGGATGAGCGAGCTCGCGCAGGTCTTCGTCGACCGCGGGGCCCGGGTGGCCTACAACCTCGACGGCGGGGGCTCGAGCGCGATGGTCTTCGACGGCGACCTCGTCAACGACCCGCTGGGCCGGGGCCAGGAGCGCGGCACCTCGGACATCCTCTACGTCGGGGCCTGA